A stretch of Colletotrichum lupini chromosome 2, complete sequence DNA encodes these proteins:
- a CDS encoding endo-beta-1,6-glucanase: MVRLSLLALAATTQLAHAWLPNDGSRKLLDTRGFSLFDNQNTTSDDSDGVSKRWWTASGKIRGVNLGSLFVFEPWIANNEWNNMGCGGQQSEFDCVMNTGQERSDAAFQKHWDTWITEGDLDEMMSYGINTIRIPVGYWLDESLVDQNSEHFPRGAVKYLIRLCGWASDRGFYIILDQHGAPGAQVAKNSFTGQFANTPGFYNDYQYGRAVKFLEFLRRLAHDNKELRNVGTIELVNEPTNWDSSVQSLRSTFYKNGYNAIRNVEKSLGVSANNYFHIQMMSSLWGSGNPTEFLDDTYFTAFDDHRYLKWANKNDVPWTHDSYISTSCNDNRNGDASGPTIVGEWSISPPDEIENSDDWNRDTQKDFYKKWFAAQVHAYEKNTAGWVFWTWKAQLGDYRWSYRDGVIAGVIPRDLNSIASSGVCG; encoded by the exons ATGGTCCGTCTCAGTCTTTTGGCACTCGCTGCCACCACGCAGCTCGCCCACGCATGGCTGCCCAACGACGGCAGCAGGAAGCTCTTGGACACCCGCGGCTTCAGCCTCTTTGACAACCAAAACACCACATCCGATGACTCTGACGGCGTGAGCAAGCGCTGGTGGACGGCTTCCGGCAAGATCAGGGGCGTCAACCTGGGCTCCCTGTTCGTCTTTGAGCCATGGATCGCCAACAACGAGTGGAACAACATGGGCTGCGGTGGACAGCAGTCCGAGTTCGACTGCGTCATGAACACAGGCCAGGAGAGATCTGATGCCGCGTTCCAGAAACACTGGGATACGTGGATCACCGAGGGTGACTTGGATGAGATGATGTCCTATGGCATCAACACCATCCGTATTCCCGTGGGATACTGGCTGGATGAGTCGTTGGTTGACCAGAATTCTGAGCACTTCCCAAGG GGAGCTGTCAAGTACTTGATCCGGCTCTGCGGCTGGGCTAGTGACCGCGGATTCTACATCATCTTGGA CCAGCACGGTGCCCCGGGTGCTCAAGTGGCGAAGAACTCGTTCACTGGTCAA TTCGCCAACACCCCTGGCTTCTACAATGACTACCAATACGGCCGGGCTGTCAAGTTCCTCGAGTTCCTGAGGAGGCTTGCCCACGACAACAAGGAGCTTCGCAACGTTGGTACGATCGAACTCGTAAACGAGCCCACCAACTGGGACTCTTCCGTGCAGTCTCTCCGCAGCACGTTCTACAAGAACGGCTACAAT GCCATCCGCAACGTCGAAAAGAGCCTCGGCGTCAGCGCCAACAACTACTTCCACATCCAGATGATGTCCTCGCTCTGGGGCTCCGGCAACCCAACCGAGTTCCTCGACGACACCTACTTCACCGCGTTTGACGACCACCGCTACCTGAAGTGGGCCAACAAGAACGACGTGCCTTGGACGCACGACAGCTACATCTCGACGTCGTGCAACGACAACCGCAATGGCGACGCCTCGGGTCCGACGATTGTCGGTGAGTGGAGCATCAGCCCGCCCGACGAGATTGAGAACTCGGACGACTGGAACCGCGACACGCAAAAGGACTTTTACAAGAAGTGGTTCGCTGCGCAAGTCCACGCCTACGAGAAGAACACCGCCGGCTGGGTGTTTTGGACGTGGAAGGCCCAGCTTGGTGATTACCGATGGTCCTACAGAG ACGGTGTTATTGCCGGAGTCATTCCCAGGGACCTGAACTCGATTGCCAGCTCGGGCGTCTGCGGTTAG